From the genome of Amycolatopsis sp. NBC_01488, one region includes:
- a CDS encoding ABC transporter ATP-binding protein yields the protein MTPSLRVQDLRVAYDDRVVIDGLDLDIPGGQITAIVGPNACGKSTLLRTLARLLTPKSGGVYLDGRSIHDLPTRQVAQRLGILPQSPVAPEGMTVADLVGRGRAPHQSWWRQWSTSDEGAVASALAATQTTDLADRPVDELSGGQRQRAWIAMAVAQGTPVLLLDEPTTYLDLAHQIDVLDLVVDLNRGEGRTVVMVLHDLPQACRYADHVIAMKSGRIVASGKPVEVITEELVDEVFDVRCQVTPDPVSGTPMVIPISRHHPAPVD from the coding sequence ATGACACCGTCCCTGCGCGTGCAGGACCTGCGCGTGGCCTACGACGACCGGGTCGTCATCGACGGTCTCGACCTCGACATCCCCGGGGGGCAGATCACGGCGATCGTCGGGCCGAACGCGTGCGGGAAGTCGACGCTGCTGCGCACGCTGGCCCGGTTGCTCACGCCGAAGTCGGGCGGGGTGTACCTCGACGGCCGGTCGATCCACGATCTGCCGACGCGCCAGGTCGCCCAGCGGCTCGGGATCCTGCCGCAGTCGCCGGTGGCGCCCGAGGGCATGACGGTGGCCGACCTCGTCGGCCGCGGCCGCGCCCCGCACCAGAGCTGGTGGCGCCAATGGTCCACATCGGACGAAGGCGCGGTCGCTTCCGCGTTGGCGGCCACCCAGACGACCGACCTGGCCGACCGCCCGGTGGACGAGCTGTCCGGCGGCCAGCGGCAACGCGCGTGGATCGCGATGGCGGTCGCGCAGGGCACGCCGGTGCTGCTGCTGGACGAGCCCACGACGTACCTGGATCTGGCGCACCAGATCGACGTGCTCGACCTGGTCGTCGACCTCAACCGCGGTGAAGGCCGGACGGTGGTCATGGTGCTGCACGACCTGCCCCAGGCCTGCCGCTACGCCGACCACGTGATCGCGATGAAGTCCGGGCGGATCGTGGCGTCGGGCAAGCCGGTGGAGGTCATCACCGAAGAACTGGTCGACGAGGTCTTCGACGTCCGCTGCCAGGTGACGCCGGATCCGGTGAGCGGCACGCCGATGGTGATCCCGATCAGCCGGCACCACCCGGCGCCGGTCGACTAG
- a CDS encoding DinB family protein, giving the protein MYVLPEKTAGPERELLEAMLDRNRLALVENARGLSEADARRRLVSSLTTPISLVKHAAVAERRWFQWLVAGLSEAECDGPSTPGDPSFAVADGETVADVIAEYERTSARSREIAAGCSLDDRWTHPVVGEVTLRFIYLFLIEEFARHTGHGDILREQITAR; this is encoded by the coding sequence GTGTACGTGCTGCCCGAAAAGACCGCCGGCCCCGAGCGCGAGCTGCTCGAGGCCATGCTCGACCGCAACCGGCTCGCCCTCGTCGAGAACGCGCGCGGCCTGTCGGAAGCCGACGCCCGGCGGCGGCTGGTCTCGTCCCTGACCACGCCGATCAGCCTGGTCAAGCACGCCGCCGTCGCCGAGCGCCGCTGGTTCCAGTGGCTGGTGGCCGGGCTGAGCGAAGCGGAGTGCGACGGCCCGTCGACCCCCGGCGACCCGAGTTTCGCGGTCGCCGACGGCGAGACGGTGGCCGACGTGATCGCCGAATACGAGCGGACGAGCGCGCGCTCCCGCGAGATCGCGGCAGGCTGCTCGCTCGACGACCGGTGGACGCACCCGGTCGTCGGCGAGGTCACCCTGCGGTTCATCTACCTGTTCCTGATCGAGGAGTTCGCCCGCCACACCGGCCACGGCGACATCCTCCGGGAGCAGATCACCGCGCGCTGA